A single region of the Procambarus clarkii isolate CNS0578487 chromosome 94, FALCON_Pclarkii_2.0, whole genome shotgun sequence genome encodes:
- the LOC138359978 gene encoding filaggrin-2-like, with protein MYQSVAGDRQTQSVAGDRQTQSLAGDRQTQSVAGDHQTQSLAGDRQTQSVAGDRQTQSVAGDRQTQSVAGDRQTQSVAGDRQTQSVASDRQTQSVASDRQTQSVAGDRQTQSVAGDRQTQSVASDRQTQSVAGDRQTQSVAGDRQTQSVAGDRQTQSVASDRQTQSVAGDRQTQSVAGDRQTQSVAGDRQTQSVAGDRLDWLKTFQHLFQFHFGFSAYL; from the coding sequence ATGTACCAGTCTGTTGCTGGTGACCGCCAGACCCAGTCTGTTGCTGGTGACCGCCAGACCCAGTCTCTTGCTGGTGACCGCCAGACCCagtctgttgctggtgaccaccaGACCCAGTCTCTTGCTGGTGACCGCCAGACCCAGTCTGTTGCTGGTGACCGCCAGACCCAGTCTGTTGCTGGTGACCGCCAGACCCAGTCTGTTGCTGGTGACCGCCAGACCCAGTCTGTTGCTGGTGACCGCCAGACCCAGTCTGTTGCTAGTGACCGCCAGACCCAGTCTGTTGCTAGTGACCGCCAGACCCAGTCTGTTGCTGGTGACCGCCAGACCCAGTCTGTTGCTGGTGACCGCCAGACCCAGTCTGTTGCTAGTGACCGCCAGACCCAGTCTGTTGCTGGTGACCGCCAGACCCAGTCTGTTGCTGGTGACCGCCAGACCCAGTCTGTTGCTGGTGACCGCCAGACCCAGTCTGTTGCTAGTGACCGCCAGACCCAGTCTGTTGCTGGTGACCGCCAGACCCAGTCTGTTGCTGGTGACCGCCAGACCCAGTCTGTTGCTGGTGACCGCCAGACCCAGTCTGTTGCTGGTGACCGCCTTGACTGGTTGAAAACGTTTCAACATCTTTTCCAATTTCACTTTGGTTTTTCCGCATATCTATGA